In Rhodamnia argentea isolate NSW1041297 chromosome 5, ASM2092103v1, whole genome shotgun sequence, the DNA window CTCAAACCATCAAGGCCTCTCACCTCCTCTCCCAAAACCCTAACTGCTTCCTCTGTAACTCAGAGTCCATGTTCATCGACTCCATCGTCCCTCGAATCCACGAAGAAGAAGATCTCTGTTTAGGCCAACTATATTTCCTCTTACCTCTCTCCATGTCCCAAGCCCCGCTCTCTTTCCGAGAGCTCTGCGTGCTCGCCATCAAGGCCAGTGCCGCGCTCGAGAGCAGCTCGAGGTTGAGCAAAAGGAGGGACGGAGTTTCGTCGGCAGCAGGCCATGGGAGGCGGTGTGGAGCTCCGGCCGGGGTCGACGCCACGAGACTAGAATTGGGTCAGAGGAGCCGAAGGCTTGAGTTGTGAAAGAGCATGAGCATGAGATGAAAGAGGGGATCGAGTAGATGACAGAAGGAAGagcttgaagaatatgctagaaacacattttctttttc includes these proteins:
- the LOC115734097 gene encoding uncharacterized protein LOC115734097 encodes the protein MGNCAAPQITRNGGLAMTAHHHNWSSSPPSTLKLIHTDGRLQEFTQTIKASHLLSQNPNCFLCNSESMFIDSIVPRIHEEEDLCLGQLYFLLPLSMSQAPLSFRELCVLAIKASAALESSSRLSKRRDGVSSAAGHGRRCGAPAGVDATRLELGQRSRRLEL